In Spirochaeta isovalerica, the genomic window GAGACTGGAACCCATATAACAATTTAACTACAATTGTAGAAGGATATAGAAATAGGAGATTTCAATGAGTAAAATTCGTATCGAAGAGATGATAAAAGAACTGTCCCGTCTGGCCAGTGACAAAATGTACAATGATGATTTTTTTCTGACATGGGATAAGAGTGACGATGAGATCAAATCGACTTTCCTCGTTGCCGATATCCTCAGAAACCTGAGAGAGGAAAACATATCCACAAGACTGTTCGACAGCGGTCTGGGAATCTCCCTCTTCAGAGATAACTCCACCAGAACAAGATTCAGCTATGCCAGCGCCTGTAATCTTCTCGGTCTTGAAGTCCAGGATCTCGATGAAGGAAAATCCCAGGTAGCGCACGGCGAAACCGTAAGGGAAACCGCTAACATGATCTCCTTCATGGCTGACGTTATCGGAATCAGAGACGATATGTACATCGGAAAAGGACACACCTATATGCAGGAAGTGTCCGACTCAGTTAAGCAGGGACACCTGGACGGCGTTCTCGAGCAGAGACCGACTCTCGTCAATCTCCAGTGCGATATCGACCACCCCACACAGTCCATGTCCGATGCTCTTCATCTTATTAACGAGTTCGGCGGAATCGAAAACCTCAAGGGCAAGAAAGTTGCCATGACCTGGGCTTATTCCCCCTCTTACGGCAAACCTCTTTCCGTTCCCCAGGGAATCGTCGGACTTTTGACCAGGCTCGGAATGGAAGTGCATCTGGCTCATCCCGAAGGTTATGAAATCATGCCTGAAGTTGAAGAAGTAGCCAGAGTTAACGCCGAGAGATCAGGCGGAAAATTCGTTAAATCCAACTCCATGGCGGAAGCCTTCAAAGATGCGGATATCGTGTATCCCAAATCATGGGCACCTTTCGCGGCTATGGAAAAGAGAACCAACCTTTATGGTGAGGGCGACCACGATGGAATCAAAGCTCTTGAGCAGGAACTTCTCGCACAGAACGCCAAGTACAAAGATTGGGAATGTACGGAAGAGCTTATGGCGACAACCAAAGAAGGGAAAGCGCTTTATATGCACTGCCTCCCCGCTGACATATCAGGTGTCAGCTGTAAAGAAGGCGAAGTAGCCGCATCAGTTTTTGACAGATACAGAGATCCTCTCTACAAAGAAGCCAGCTACAAACCCTACATCATCGCCGCCATGATTCTTCTGAGCAAATGCCAGAACCCCGCGGACACTCTTCAGAAAATGCTGGAAAAAGGCAAAAGAAGATTTGACGACTGATTTTTTCTTATAAAAAACTCCTGAACCGCCCCTCAGCCGGGGCGGTTCATCTCTTTATAATGTTGATCCCAAACCATTGACTTACAGCCCCATTCGCTGTAAATTCCTATTGATATGGTCGATTAGCTCATTTGGATAGAGCGCTTCCC contains:
- the ygeW gene encoding knotted carbamoyltransferase YgeW, with the protein product MSKIRIEEMIKELSRLASDKMYNDDFFLTWDKSDDEIKSTFLVADILRNLREENISTRLFDSGLGISLFRDNSTRTRFSYASACNLLGLEVQDLDEGKSQVAHGETVRETANMISFMADVIGIRDDMYIGKGHTYMQEVSDSVKQGHLDGVLEQRPTLVNLQCDIDHPTQSMSDALHLINEFGGIENLKGKKVAMTWAYSPSYGKPLSVPQGIVGLLTRLGMEVHLAHPEGYEIMPEVEEVARVNAERSGGKFVKSNSMAEAFKDADIVYPKSWAPFAAMEKRTNLYGEGDHDGIKALEQELLAQNAKYKDWECTEELMATTKEGKALYMHCLPADISGVSCKEGEVAASVFDRYRDPLYKEASYKPYIIAAMILLSKCQNPADTLQKMLEKGKRRFDD